Proteins encoded within one genomic window of Streptosporangium album:
- a CDS encoding ABC transporter permease: protein MIRDTALIVRSELRLVSRSLTGLALDLAQPIAWLLLFTPLMAGALKNSPSLPVEDAWMVLTPSITIYLVLMSSAFSGYRLLNDLRSGVLERMRVTPASRTALLLGKVVVYVLQTAVQSLLVFVVAWLLFDLRITVVGIVLALAVGALITLMLTACSITLALLARREPTFTAVISSCLLPLSLLSGILVPITRDLAPEWLYILSRFNPLTWVADLSRAAFNVHYAFQPVVIGGAVLLAMTGLSLWWGTRTFNREIP, encoded by the coding sequence ATGATCCGCGACACAGCGTTGATCGTCAGGAGCGAACTGCGCCTCGTGAGCCGGTCCCTGACCGGCCTGGCCCTGGATCTCGCGCAGCCCATCGCCTGGCTGCTGCTCTTCACCCCGCTGATGGCCGGAGCGCTGAAGAACTCGCCGAGTCTGCCGGTCGAAGACGCCTGGATGGTTCTGACGCCGTCCATCACGATCTACCTGGTGCTCATGAGCAGCGCGTTCAGCGGGTACCGGCTGCTGAACGACCTGCGCAGTGGGGTGCTGGAGCGCATGAGGGTCACCCCGGCCAGCCGTACGGCTCTGCTGCTCGGCAAGGTCGTGGTGTACGTGCTCCAGACAGCGGTGCAGAGCCTGCTGGTGTTCGTGGTGGCCTGGCTGCTCTTCGACCTGCGGATCACCGTCGTCGGCATCGTGCTCGCCCTGGCTGTCGGAGCGCTGATCACCCTCATGCTCACCGCCTGCTCGATCACGCTGGCCCTGCTGGCCAGGCGCGAGCCGACCTTCACCGCGGTGATCAGCTCATGCCTGCTACCGCTGTCGCTCCTTTCCGGCATCCTGGTGCCCATCACGCGCGATCTGGCTCCCGAGTGGCTGTACATCCTGTCGCGCTTCAACCCGTTGACCTGGGTCGCGGACCTATCGCGGGCGGCCTTCAACGTTCACTACGCCTTCCAGCCCGTCGTCATCGGCGGTGCCGTACTTCTGGCGATGACCGGGTTGTCGCTCTGGTGGGGCACCCGGACCTTCAACCGCGAGATCCCCTGA
- a CDS encoding ATP-binding cassette domain-containing protein produces MITTRGLARSFKSGGQRIDAVKGVDIDVPAGEGVTLLGPNGAGKTTSFRMLTTLIRPTAGTATVAGHDLLADPAGVRRRIGYVAQGGGTNGEHRVHEEIELQGQLYGMSRAEARRRAGEVMEQLDLTELRKRLVKTLSGGQRRRLDIALGLVHSPPVVFLDEPTTGLDPQSRAALWRRVHRLRSELGTTVFVTTHYLEEADAFSDRVIIIDHGRIIAEGTPEALKAKVAGHRVEITVPIELIPSAVAVTERLADASNLFVVGDSVRFQVPKADVMLPHLIRALDFAQIPTMSIQVVQPTLDDIFLLLTGRSFRDDANSTGM; encoded by the coding sequence ATGATCACGACCCGTGGACTGGCGCGGAGTTTCAAGTCCGGCGGTCAGCGGATCGACGCGGTCAAGGGCGTCGACATCGATGTGCCGGCGGGTGAGGGTGTCACCTTGCTGGGCCCCAACGGAGCGGGTAAGACCACGTCCTTCCGGATGCTCACGACGCTGATCAGGCCGACCGCCGGCACCGCGACGGTAGCCGGCCACGACCTCCTGGCCGATCCGGCGGGCGTCCGCAGGCGCATCGGCTACGTCGCCCAGGGCGGCGGGACCAACGGCGAGCACCGGGTTCACGAGGAGATCGAGCTGCAGGGGCAGCTCTACGGGATGTCCAGGGCTGAGGCTCGGCGCCGCGCCGGCGAGGTGATGGAGCAGCTCGACCTGACCGAGCTGCGCAAACGGCTCGTCAAGACGCTCTCGGGCGGCCAGCGCCGCCGCCTGGACATCGCCCTCGGGCTCGTCCACTCGCCTCCCGTCGTCTTCCTCGACGAGCCGACGACCGGGCTGGACCCGCAGAGCAGGGCGGCCCTGTGGAGGCGCGTCCACAGGTTGCGCTCCGAACTGGGCACCACGGTGTTCGTCACGACGCACTACCTCGAAGAGGCCGACGCCTTCTCCGACCGGGTGATCATCATCGACCACGGGCGGATCATCGCGGAGGGCACCCCGGAGGCGCTCAAGGCGAAGGTGGCCGGGCACCGGGTCGAGATCACGGTGCCGATCGAGCTGATCCCCTCCGCGGTCGCCGTCACCGAGCGCCTCGCCGACGCGAGCAACCTCTTCGTCGTCGGTGACAGCGTGCGGTTCCAGGTGCCGAAGGCGGATGTCATGCTCCCCCACCTGATCCGCGCCCTGGACTTCGCGCAGATCCCCACGATGTCGATCCAGGTCGTTCAGCCGACCCTCGACGACATCTTCCTCCTGCTGACCGGCCGCAGTTTCCGTGACGACGCCAACTCCACAGGGATGTGA
- a CDS encoding thioesterase II family protein has translation MTIADDVSTLWIRRYHPATRAGTRLVCFPHAGGSATFFHPVSATFSPKADVVALQYPGRQDRLREPCVNDIGTLADRIVDELVRLPERPTVFFGHSMGAVIGFEVACRLEDKGVNAPHTLIASGRRGPSTLRDEAVHRRDDDGIIAELKLLNGTEAGVLGDEEILRMALPALRGDYEAIETYRGDPEQRLRAAITVLTGDADTKTTVDEARAWSRHTEGRFRIKVFPGGHFFLIPHKQAMNREIALELGV, from the coding sequence GTGACTATCGCGGACGACGTAAGCACCCTGTGGATCCGTCGATATCATCCGGCGACGAGAGCGGGCACGCGCCTGGTGTGCTTCCCGCACGCGGGCGGATCCGCCACCTTCTTCCACCCGGTCTCGGCCACGTTCTCACCGAAGGCCGATGTGGTGGCCCTGCAGTATCCCGGGCGGCAGGACCGGCTGCGAGAGCCGTGCGTCAACGACATCGGCACGCTGGCGGATCGGATCGTCGACGAGCTCGTCAGGCTGCCGGAGCGGCCGACGGTCTTCTTCGGACACAGCATGGGGGCGGTAATCGGCTTCGAGGTGGCCTGCCGCCTCGAAGACAAGGGCGTCAACGCGCCCCACACCCTGATCGCCTCGGGACGCCGCGGGCCGTCCACCCTGCGGGACGAGGCGGTGCACCGGCGCGACGACGACGGCATCATCGCCGAGCTGAAGCTGCTGAACGGCACGGAGGCCGGAGTACTCGGCGACGAGGAGATCCTCCGGATGGCGCTGCCCGCGCTCCGGGGTGACTACGAGGCGATCGAGACCTACCGCGGCGATCCTGAACAACGCCTGCGTGCCGCGATCACCGTGCTGACCGGTGACGCCGACACGAAGACGACGGTCGATGAGGCGCGGGCCTGGAGCCGGCATACGGAAGGGCGCTTCCGCATCAAGGTGTTCCCCGGCGGACACTTCTTCCTCATCCCGCACAAGCAGGCGATGAACAGGGAGATCGCCCTGGAACTCGGGGTGTGA